In Sphaerisporangium krabiense, the DNA window CTGGAGCTCGTCGGGAATGCCGATGCCGGTGTCGGCGACCACGAACACCACCTCGCCGCCGTCGGTGTAGGCCGTCAGGCTCACCTCGCCCGACTCGGTGAACTTCAGCGCGTTGGACATCAGGTTGCGCAGCACCCGCGACAGCAGGACCTCGTCGGTCGTCAGCGTCCGCGGCGCCCGCCGGACGTCGACGGTGAGGCGGACCCGGTCGGCGCTGGTCGGGTCCAGCGTCATGCTCAGCCGGTCGGCCAGCGCGGGGACGTCCACGGCCGCAGGCTGCGGGGTCAGGCGGCCCGACTCGGCCTTGGCCATGTCCAGCAGCTCGGCCACCAGCGCCAGGAGCGTCTGCGCGGAGCTGCCGATCAGCTCGACCTGGAGCTGCTGCTCCTGGCTCAGCTCCTCGCCGCCCGGCCCGAGCAGCAGCCGCACCAGGCCGATGACGGAGTTCAGCGGGGTGCGCAGCTCGTGGCTGATCGTGGCCCAGAAGCGGTTCCTGGCCTCGCTGGCCTCGCGGAGCTGGGCGGACTTCTCGTCCAGCTCGGCGTACAGCGCGACCACGCCCCGGTTGGTCTCCTCGAGCTCCTCAGAGAGCTGGTTGTACAGCGCCAGGACGCCCTGGTTGGTCTCCTCCAGCTCGGCGTTGAGCCGCAGCAGGTTCTGGCGCTGCCGCTGGGAGTCCTCCAGGGCGGAGGCGAGCTCGCGGTTCTGCTGCCGGAGCTCGTCCAGCACGCCCGCGGGCGTCAGCTCGCCCTGTCTCGCCCGGATCTCACCGAGCGCCCCCTCGGCGAGGTCTCGAGACCCGGGAACCCTCTTCACCATGGTTATCCGGCGTGTCCCGTCATCATGGTCCACCGTATCCATGAGACGTCCCGCGAGCAGCACCCCCGCGGCCGCGACCTTGCGCGGACCCTCCGAGTAGGACAGGTCCAGCACGAGCCCCACCCCGTCGTCCAGGCGGAACGAGATCGTCGCCTGGCGCCCGCCCGCGACGATCTCTCTGCCCACCTCGCTGAGCGCGGTGCCCACCCGGATGCGGTCCAGCTCGTCGAGGCCCACGGCCTCGGCGACGTCGCGGCCCACCTGCCGGACCGCGAACACGGCGTGGTCGTCCTCCAGGACGACGGTGATCAGGTCGCGGGTCACGGGCCGGTCCGGATGACGAGCACGCTGGCGTCGTCCCGGCGGATGGCCGAGTCGCGGAACAGCGTGCCGGCGATGACGTGCGCGGAGTGGCGCAGCAGGCCGGGGTAGGCGGCGAGGTCCCAGCGCTCGGTGAGCCCGTCGGAGTGCATCACGACCACCGCGTGCGGGGGGAGTTCGTAGCGCGTTTCCCGGAGGTGGCGGGCGTTGTGCCCGGCGATCCCCGGCAGGGAGAGCAACCCCTGGCGTCCGGTGGGTGTGACGATCCACCCGGAGATGTTGCCGATGCCGGCGTACGTCACCGCGCGTGCCCTCCTGTCGATGCGGATCGCCGCCACCGCGCCTCCCCGGGTGTGCCCGAGGGCGCGGTGGGTGCGCTCGATCACCGAGAGCGGCGTCACCTCCGGGTCGGCGCGGAACACCCGGACGGCCTCGCGGGACGCCTCCGCGGCCCCGACGCCGTGGCCGAGGCCGTCGCAGACGATGGCCGTGACCGTGTCGGCGGTCTCCTGGAAGGCGAACGCGTCACCGCTCACGATCTCGTCGCCCACGGGCCGTCCCAGCCCGCACGTCATGGAGTCCGGGCCGGTCGCGCCGCGCGCCGTGAACTGCATGCTCAGCACGGTTCCCTTGCCCGGCACGGAGTAGATGTCGTAGAAGTCCGACAGGCGGGTGATCGCGCCGAGGCCGATGCCGAGCGTCCCGGTGGTGGAATAGCCGTCCCGGATCGGTCCAACCGTGTCGGACATGCCGGGACCGCTGTCGATGGAGATCACCTCGATGGTCCCGGGGACCCCCGGATGGGGGCGGATCAGCATCATGCCGACCCGGGCGTGCTTGACCAGGTTCGAGGCGGCCTCGCTCACCGCCACGGCGACCTGGCCGGCGTGCTCGTCGTCGAACCCCCGGTCCTGGGCGAGCGCGGTGGCCATCCTGCGGGCCGCGCCGATCGCGCTCGCGTCCTCGAGCCTCAGCCAGGAGTCCTGTCGCTCGGGGCCTCCTAGCGGGTCCATTTCGTCACCGTCACGACCGTTCCGCGGCCGGGCTCGGAATCGAGCTCGAACTCGTCGACGAGACGGCGGCTGCCGCTCAGGCCGAGGCCGAGGCCGCCTCCGCTGCTCCAGCCGTCGGTCAGGGCCAGGTTCAGGTCGGCGATCCCGGGACCGTTGTCGGCGAACACCAGGCGCAGCCCGCGACGCCCGCCACGGTCGAGGGTCTCGATGCGTGCGTGGCCGCCGCCCGCGTGCACGAGGGTGTTCCTGGCGAGCTCGCTCGCCGCCGTCACGACCTTCGTCTGGTCGATGAGCGAGAAGCCGAGTTCGATGGCCACGGCGCGGACCTTCTGACGGACGATCACCACCTCGTCGTTGGACGCGATGGTGAGCTCCTCGGTGGGTTCGACGATGCGGGGCGGGGGATGGCTCACGGGCTCACCGGCGACAGCTCGTCCGCGGCCGCACGGGCGTCGCGGCCGAGCATGGCGATGCCCTTCTCGAGGTCGAGCGCCGTGCGCAGGCCGCCGAGCGACAGGCCGAGCTCGACCAGGGTGATGGCCACGGCGGGGCGCATGCCGACGACGATCGTGTCGGCGTCCAGCATGCGGGCCATTCCGGCGATCGTCGACAGCATGCGCCCGACGAACGAGTCCACGATCTCGACGGCGGTGATGTCGATGATCACACCCACCGCGCTGGTCGCGACGACGCGGTCCGCCAGGTCCTCCTGAAGGGTGAGGACGGCGTGGTCGTCGAGATCGCCCTGGATCGAGACGAGGAGGATGTCGCCGATCTTCAGGATGGGCACGCGGTCCATCAGGCCTCCTCGGCCCGGATCGCCACGCGGGTCTGCCTCTTGTTCACGACCTCCACCCCGCTCTGCTTCAGGGTGTACGCCAGCGCGTCCGCGAGCGTGGCCTTCGTGACGATGTCACCGAACTCGATGCCCAGGGTGACGATCGTGTGAGCGATCTGGGGGCGGATGCCCGAGATGACGCACCGGGCGCCCATCAGGCGGGCGGCCATCACGGTCTTGAGCAGGTGCTGGGCGACCTGGGTGTCGACCGCCGGC includes these proteins:
- a CDS encoding sensor histidine kinase — encoded protein: MTRDLITVVLEDDHAVFAVRQVGRDVAEAVGLDELDRIRVGTALSEVGREIVAGGRQATISFRLDDGVGLVLDLSYSEGPRKVAAAGVLLAGRLMDTVDHDDGTRRITMVKRVPGSRDLAEGALGEIRARQGELTPAGVLDELRQQNRELASALEDSQRQRQNLLRLNAELEETNQGVLALYNQLSEELEETNRGVVALYAELDEKSAQLREASEARNRFWATISHELRTPLNSVIGLVRLLLGPGGEELSQEQQLQVELIGSSAQTLLALVAELLDMAKAESGRLTPQPAAVDVPALADRLSMTLDPTSADRVRLTVDVRRAPRTLTTDEVLLSRVLRNLMSNALKFTESGEVSLTAYTDGGEVVFVVADTGIGIPDELQQRVFEEFFQIPGPVQTRARGTGLGLPYARRLTEALGGTLQLTSVPGEGTTVTVRLPLTPVTDNPQTG
- a CDS encoding SpoIIE family protein phosphatase, which gives rise to MDPLGGPERQDSWLRLEDASAIGAARRMATALAQDRGFDDEHAGQVAVAVSEAASNLVKHARVGMMLIRPHPGVPGTIEVISIDSGPGMSDTVGPIRDGYSTTGTLGIGLGAITRLSDFYDIYSVPGKGTVLSMQFTARGATGPDSMTCGLGRPVGDEIVSGDAFAFQETADTVTAIVCDGLGHGVGAAEASREAVRVFRADPEVTPLSVIERTHRALGHTRGGAVAAIRIDRRARAVTYAGIGNISGWIVTPTGRQGLLSLPGIAGHNARHLRETRYELPPHAVVVMHSDGLTERWDLAAYPGLLRHSAHVIAGTLFRDSAIRRDDASVLVIRTGP
- a CDS encoding anti-sigma regulatory factor — encoded protein: MSHPPPRIVEPTEELTIASNDEVVIVRQKVRAVAIELGFSLIDQTKVVTAASELARNTLVHAGGGHARIETLDRGGRRGLRLVFADNGPGIADLNLALTDGWSSGGGLGLGLSGSRRLVDEFELDSEPGRGTVVTVTKWTR
- a CDS encoding STAS domain-containing protein yields the protein MDRVPILKIGDILLVSIQGDLDDHAVLTLQEDLADRVVATSAVGVIIDITAVEIVDSFVGRMLSTIAGMARMLDADTIVVGMRPAVAITLVELGLSLGGLRTALDLEKGIAMLGRDARAAADELSPVSP